A window of the Kineococcus mangrovi genome harbors these coding sequences:
- a CDS encoding DUF6318 family protein yields the protein MTPARPLVATAAGTVLLGLLAACSHGQPPVPAPAAPAPTATVAVTPQPEHAAEAPEVSDSQTLPVTASQISTPAQDDRAKVQDETGASLFAAYFLQTLNYARATGDSSPLRSISVESCTGCEFYADVIDEYHERGYTTPQFVLQFTGTDIDAWDATAGYARLTVLVDRPAYNTLDRNGSIISSDGAAPDSKFWIEVTWRQEQWMALEVE from the coding sequence GTGACCCCCGCTCGCCCCCTCGTCGCGACCGCCGCCGGAACCGTCCTCCTGGGCCTGCTCGCGGCGTGCTCGCACGGGCAGCCGCCGGTTCCGGCACCGGCCGCACCGGCACCCACCGCGACGGTCGCCGTGACGCCTCAGCCCGAGCACGCCGCAGAGGCACCCGAGGTGTCGGACAGCCAGACCCTCCCAGTAACGGCATCGCAAATTTCAACACCCGCGCAAGATGACCGCGCCAAGGTTCAGGACGAAACTGGCGCCAGTCTCTTCGCCGCCTATTTCCTGCAAACTCTCAACTACGCCCGAGCGACAGGAGATTCGTCGCCACTGCGCTCAATCTCGGTCGAGTCGTGCACCGGATGCGAGTTCTACGCGGATGTCATCGACGAGTACCACGAGAGGGGATACACAACACCGCAGTTCGTACTGCAGTTCACTGGCACGGACATCGACGCGTGGGATGCAACCGCCGGCTACGCCAGACTCACAGTCCTCGTCGATCGACCGGCCTACAACACACTTGACCGTAACGGCTCAATTATCAGCTCTGACGGAGCTGCTCCTGACTCCAAGTTCTGGATAGAAGTTACCTGGCGGCAAGAACAATGGATGGCACTGGAGGTTGAGTAA
- a CDS encoding PKD domain-containing protein: protein MVLPAVTVADLRRVGLPASPVHLQPDDGRALVNVPLVLRTTGGAVVRDTTVLGFPVRIRATPTSWTWDLGDGTRLGPTTDPGQPYPRQTLTHTYTSPGDRTVTLTTTWSGEYTIAGLPYRPVEGTATTVSPGVGVRVLAGRNVLTAPDR from the coding sequence GTGGTCCTGCCGGCGGTGACCGTCGCGGACCTGCGGCGGGTGGGGTTGCCGGCGAGCCCGGTGCACCTGCAGCCGGACGACGGCCGGGCCCTCGTGAACGTCCCCCTCGTCCTGCGCACGACGGGCGGGGCGGTGGTCCGGGACACGACCGTCCTGGGGTTCCCGGTCCGCATCCGCGCGACACCGACGAGCTGGACGTGGGACCTGGGTGACGGCACGCGCCTCGGGCCGACGACCGACCCGGGGCAGCCCTACCCGCGCCAGACCCTCACGCACACGTACACCAGCCCGGGCGACCGGACGGTGACGCTGACGACCACGTGGTCCGGGGAGTACACGATCGCGGGTCTCCCCTACCGGCCCGTCGAGGGGACGGCGACCACCGTCTCCCCGGGCGTCGGCGTCCGGGTGCTCGCGGGGCGCAACGTCCTGACCGCCCCGGACCGCTGA
- a CDS encoding aminoacyl-tRNA deacylase codes for MRWTMRQEPVGGGGSLTAPPPAPSPAVLDVPAVESTSEALLDLDADGEVLEVPASLRDPADLARHLGVPPAAVAATAVLRTRDGRHLFVVSSTAHPLFTPALAAVLCEPELFRDDDTDVLRRTGSVLGSASPLGLAVPLPTFVDVALAPYPQIWVPAGHPHAVFRTRYDELLRLTGGHPVELG; via the coding sequence ATGAGGTGGACGATGCGCCAGGAACCCGTCGGGGGTGGTGGTTCCCTGACGGCTCCGCCCCCGGCCCCCTCCCCCGCCGTGCTCGACGTCCCGGCCGTCGAGAGCACCAGCGAGGCGCTCCTCGACCTCGACGCCGACGGGGAGGTCCTCGAGGTCCCCGCTTCCCTGCGGGACCCGGCCGACCTGGCGCGGCACCTGGGGGTGCCACCGGCGGCGGTGGCGGCCACCGCCGTCCTGCGCACCCGGGACGGCAGGCACCTCTTCGTCGTCTCCTCCACGGCGCACCCGCTCTTCACCCCGGCGCTGGCGGCGGTCCTCTGCGAGCCCGAGCTGTTCCGCGACGACGACACGGACGTGCTGCGCCGCACCGGCTCCGTCCTCGGGTCGGCCTCCCCGCTGGGTCTGGCCGTCCCGCTGCCGACGTTCGTTGACGTCGCGCTCGCCCCGTACCCGCAGATCTGGGTCCCGGCGGGTCACCCGCACGCCGTCTTCCGCACCCGCTACGACGAGCTCCTCCGCCTGACCGGTGGGCACCCCGTCGAGCTGGGATGA
- a CDS encoding alpha/beta fold hydrolase, which yields MTGLLEGFAVRCAGSTDPAHPLVVLVHGLGGASSAWSLVVPRLAADHRLLLLDLPGHGQAPPLPATSMTPRSLGDRLSRLARTRDEPVHLVGHSLGGWVALEAAAASADGAVADVTAFTPAGLWTTPRRRPPLLPTGQQFARWAGRLPPRVVTTPLGATLALAATSTAPRALPAQVVRDAVAAVAAASGYVAADTGIAAGAFTRGPEVRVPVTVVVGGRDRVLPPRFCRRETAPAHARWIEWPDCGHVPMWDHPAECARVVREQVDGADRG from the coding sequence ATGACCGGACTGCTCGAGGGGTTCGCCGTCCGGTGCGCCGGCTCGACCGACCCTGCGCACCCGCTGGTGGTGCTGGTGCACGGACTGGGTGGAGCGTCGAGCGCGTGGTCGCTCGTCGTGCCCCGCCTGGCCGCCGACCACCGCCTCCTCCTGCTCGACCTGCCCGGCCACGGGCAGGCCCCACCCCTGCCCGCGACCTCGATGACGCCGCGGTCGCTGGGCGACCGGTTGTCCCGCCTGGCCCGGACCCGGGACGAGCCCGTGCACCTCGTGGGCCACTCCCTCGGGGGGTGGGTGGCCCTGGAGGCCGCGGCCGCGTCCGCCGACGGCGCCGTCGCCGACGTCACGGCCTTCACCCCCGCGGGCCTGTGGACCACCCCGCGCCGCCGGCCACCGCTGCTGCCCACCGGCCAGCAGTTCGCGCGCTGGGCGGGCCGGCTCCCGCCCCGGGTGGTGACGACCCCGCTGGGCGCCACCCTCGCCCTGGCGGCGACCAGCACCGCCCCCCGCGCGCTGCCCGCGCAGGTCGTCCGCGACGCGGTGGCCGCCGTCGCCGCCGCGTCGGGCTACGTCGCCGCCGACACCGGTATCGCGGCGGGTGCGTTCACCCGTGGCCCGGAGGTTCGCGTCCCCGTGACCGTGGTGGTCGGGGGCCGCGACCGCGTCCTGCCGCCGCGGTTCTGCCGGCGCGAGACCGCCCCCGCGCACGCGCGGTGGATCGAGTGGCCGGACTGCGGGCACGTCCCGATGTGGGACCACCCTGCCGAGTGCGCGCGGGTGGTGCGCGAGCAGGTGGACGGTGCCGACCGCGGATAG
- a CDS encoding monooxygenase: MRPPELVTLDVWTVAAHDVPRAVWRMAVDRRATRRLPGAGFAKLLGTGDGRTFTVRDADPLRWAALVAWDSAGDADRFDTSGPARAWGRIAREHVQFRLTPAGSRGRWSGRAPFGPPEHPPQDGPVASITRARLRPARAASFWRAVPPVAQELHAVPGLRCAFGIGEAPLGYQGTFSLWDSTDALREFAHRRAAHRDVMRRTPTEGWYAEELFARFGVVEVRGTLDGRTP; encoded by the coding sequence GTGAGACCCCCCGAACTCGTGACGCTGGACGTCTGGACCGTTGCGGCGCACGACGTTCCCCGCGCCGTGTGGCGGATGGCGGTCGACCGCCGCGCGACCCGCCGGCTCCCCGGGGCGGGGTTCGCCAAGCTCCTGGGCACCGGGGACGGCCGCACCTTCACCGTCCGCGACGCCGACCCGCTGCGCTGGGCGGCTCTCGTCGCGTGGGACTCGGCCGGGGACGCCGACCGCTTCGACACCTCCGGACCGGCACGGGCCTGGGGCCGGATCGCCCGCGAGCACGTGCAGTTCCGCCTGACCCCGGCGGGCAGCCGCGGGCGGTGGTCCGGCCGCGCACCCTTCGGCCCGCCGGAGCACCCGCCCCAGGACGGGCCCGTCGCCTCCATCACCCGCGCCCGGCTCCGGCCGGCCAGGGCGGCGTCGTTCTGGCGGGCGGTGCCACCGGTGGCGCAGGAGCTGCACGCGGTCCCCGGCCTGCGGTGCGCGTTCGGGATCGGGGAGGCGCCGCTGGGCTACCAGGGGACGTTCTCGCTGTGGGACTCCACGGACGCGCTGCGCGAGTTCGCCCACCGCCGCGCCGCCCACCGCGACGTCATGCGCCGCACCCCCACCGAGGGCTGGTACGCCGAGGAGCTGTTCGCCCGGTTCGGGGTGGTCGAGGTGCGCGGCACCCTGGACGGCCGCACCCCGTGA
- a CDS encoding carotenoid biosynthesis protein: MPSSLSRTLSGALTAGAVLTQVAHPLLRGEGLRRTTIGSVVAFAAASVTDAARRGGPRAAATTLAAAGGLGLVAEAVGTRTGRPFGRYRYAGTLGPQVLDVPVVVPLAWTMLAHPAVRLGRHLARDLPPGTRDAAAVAAAAWTLASWDLFLDPQMTAAGHWAFQTPRPHLPGVPGIPLSNYAGWLLTAAAICGAVHATTRDTPGTTTPQTVPAVLLGWTWLGSTLGNAVFFRRPVVAAYGGVAMGLTVLPYLRSVFTGGGERP; encoded by the coding sequence GTGCCCTCCTCCCTGTCCCGGACGCTCAGCGGTGCCCTCACGGCCGGGGCCGTGCTGACCCAGGTCGCCCACCCCCTGCTGCGCGGGGAGGGGTTGCGCCGGACCACGATCGGGTCGGTGGTCGCCTTCGCCGCGGCGTCGGTGACCGACGCCGCCCGTCGGGGCGGACCGCGCGCGGCCGCGACGACGCTCGCGGCCGCCGGGGGCCTCGGCCTCGTCGCCGAGGCGGTGGGGACGCGGACGGGCCGCCCCTTCGGGCGGTACCGCTACGCCGGGACGCTCGGACCCCAGGTGCTCGACGTGCCCGTCGTCGTGCCGCTGGCGTGGACGATGCTCGCCCACCCCGCGGTGCGGCTCGGCCGGCACCTCGCCCGGGACCTGCCGCCCGGCACGCGGGACGCCGCGGCCGTCGCCGCCGCGGCCTGGACGCTGGCGTCCTGGGACCTCTTCCTCGACCCGCAGATGACGGCCGCCGGGCACTGGGCGTTCCAGACGCCGCGACCGCACCTGCCGGGGGTCCCGGGGATCCCGCTGAGCAACTACGCCGGCTGGCTGCTGACGGCCGCGGCCATCTGCGGCGCCGTGCACGCCACGACGCGCGACACCCCCGGCACGACCACCCCGCAGACGGTCCCCGCCGTCCTCCTGGGGTGGACGTGGCTGGGCTCCACGCTCGGCAACGCCGTGTTCTTCCGCCGGCCGGTGGTCGCGGCCTACGGCGGGGTCGCCATGGGGCTGACCGTCCTGCCGTACCTGCGCTCGGTGTTCACCGGAGGGGGCGAGCGCCCGTGA
- a CDS encoding glycosyltransferase, whose amino-acid sequence MRPWRALTWAGSASAVALTVHSLLNARGLRVPVLDPPPAPGRVSVLVPARDEEEDLPACLASLLDQVQVPDYEVVVVDDASSDRTAEVVGAVAASDARVRLVRGAGPPPGWLGKTAACDQAARHATGEVLVFVDADVVLAPHAVAAAVDLLRRTGLDVVCPYPRQLALTWSERLVQPLLQWSWLTTLPLRTAEVSPRPSLAAANGQFLVVDAATYRRAGGHAAVRGEVLDDLALLRAVKAAGGTGGVADGTALATCRMYGGWEDLRAGYAKSLWSAFGSAPAAVAVGAGLVVTYLVPPAAALTGSPVGVVGYLAGVVGRYAAAERTGGRSVPDAFWHPASVALLLGLLGDSWRGRRRGGLVWKGRSL is encoded by the coding sequence GTGAGGCCCTGGCGCGCCCTGACCTGGGCCGGGTCGGCGAGCGCCGTCGCGCTGACCGTGCACTCCCTGCTCAACGCCCGGGGGTTGCGGGTGCCCGTCCTCGACCCGCCGCCGGCGCCGGGCCGGGTCAGCGTCCTCGTGCCCGCCCGCGACGAGGAGGAGGACCTGCCGGCGTGCCTGGCGTCCCTGCTGGACCAGGTGCAGGTCCCCGACTACGAGGTCGTCGTCGTCGACGACGCCTCGAGCGACCGCACGGCCGAGGTGGTCGGGGCCGTCGCGGCGTCCGACGCACGGGTGCGGCTGGTCCGCGGGGCCGGACCGCCCCCGGGGTGGCTGGGCAAGACCGCGGCCTGCGACCAGGCGGCCCGGCACGCCACCGGGGAGGTCCTCGTCTTCGTGGACGCCGACGTCGTCCTGGCCCCGCACGCGGTGGCGGCGGCGGTGGACCTGCTGCGCCGCACGGGCCTGGACGTGGTCTGCCCCTACCCGCGCCAGCTCGCCCTGACGTGGAGCGAGCGCCTCGTGCAGCCGCTGCTGCAGTGGTCGTGGCTGACGACGCTGCCCCTGCGGACGGCGGAGGTCTCCCCGCGGCCGTCGCTGGCGGCGGCGAACGGGCAGTTCCTCGTGGTCGACGCGGCGACGTACCGGCGGGCCGGTGGGCACGCGGCCGTGCGCGGGGAGGTGCTCGACGACCTGGCGCTGCTGCGGGCCGTCAAGGCCGCCGGCGGCACGGGTGGGGTCGCCGACGGGACGGCGCTGGCGACGTGCCGGATGTACGGCGGCTGGGAGGACCTGCGGGCGGGGTACGCGAAGTCGCTCTGGTCGGCGTTCGGGTCCGCCCCGGCGGCCGTGGCCGTCGGCGCCGGGCTGGTCGTGACCTACCTCGTCCCGCCCGCCGCGGCGCTGACCGGTTCACCGGTCGGCGTCGTCGGCTACCTCGCGGGCGTCGTCGGGCGGTACGCGGCGGCCGAGCGGACCGGTGGGCGCTCGGTCCCCGACGCGTTCTGGCACCCCGCCTCGGTGGCGTTGCTGCTGGGGCTGCTGGGGGACTCCTGGCGCGGCCGCCGTCGGGGCGGCCTGGTCTGGAAGGGGCGGTCGCTCTGA
- a CDS encoding phytoene desaturase family protein — MSRVVVVGAGFGGLSVAARLAAQGHRVDVFEQGPEVGGKLGWFSRDGFSFDTGPSLLTLPAVQRDLFLKTGDPVESVLDVVQLDPVAHYRFADGTELDLPGGGLPQVARALDDALGAGTGAQWTAFQRRAAQIWDVAREPFLESALEGPRTLLRLARDTRGLRTVAPWSSLRGVGRRYLQDPRLRTLLDRYATYSGSDPGRAPAALATVPFVEQAFGAWYVRGGLHLLAQAVADRARERGARITTEAPVVRVLEEGGRAAGVRLADGTRVRADVVVSAVDAARLYGDLLPRPRSRPPRRLRSSSGFVLLLALDGRTPGLRHHTVLFPDDYDAEFADLAAGRPVADPTVYVSAPDDPALRPSESTEAWFVLVNAPVHDPDRGTDWRSGDLVARHTDVVLDALARRGLDVRSRLRWAEVRTPADLEERTGSDGGAIYGTASNGARSAFLRPANRSPVPGLFLVGGSSHPGGGLPLVGLSARIVTDLVGPA, encoded by the coding sequence CTGAGCCGGGTGGTCGTCGTCGGCGCCGGGTTCGGCGGGTTGTCGGTCGCGGCGCGGCTGGCCGCGCAGGGGCACCGGGTCGACGTCTTCGAGCAGGGCCCGGAGGTGGGCGGCAAGCTCGGCTGGTTCAGCCGGGACGGCTTCTCCTTCGACACCGGCCCCTCGCTGCTGACCCTCCCGGCGGTCCAGCGCGACCTCTTCCTCAAGACCGGGGACCCGGTGGAGTCCGTGCTCGACGTCGTGCAGCTGGACCCGGTGGCGCACTACCGGTTCGCCGACGGGACCGAGCTGGACCTGCCCGGGGGCGGTCTGCCGCAGGTGGCGCGCGCCCTCGACGACGCGCTCGGGGCGGGCACGGGCGCGCAGTGGACGGCGTTCCAGCGCCGTGCGGCGCAGATCTGGGACGTCGCCCGCGAACCGTTCCTGGAGTCCGCGCTCGAGGGCCCCCGGACGCTGCTGCGCCTGGCGAGGGACACGCGCGGCCTGCGGACGGTGGCGCCGTGGTCGTCGTTGCGGGGCGTGGGCCGCCGGTACCTGCAGGACCCGCGGCTGCGGACGTTGCTGGACCGGTACGCGACGTACTCCGGGTCCGACCCGGGGCGGGCGCCGGCCGCGCTGGCCACCGTCCCCTTCGTGGAGCAGGCCTTCGGGGCCTGGTACGTGCGCGGCGGCCTGCACCTGCTGGCGCAGGCCGTGGCCGACCGGGCCCGCGAGCGCGGAGCCCGCATCACCACGGAGGCGCCCGTCGTCCGCGTGCTGGAGGAGGGCGGCCGGGCCGCCGGGGTCCGGCTGGCCGACGGGACGCGGGTGCGGGCCGACGTCGTGGTCTCGGCGGTGGACGCCGCCCGCCTCTACGGCGACCTGCTGCCGCGGCCCCGGTCGCGGCCGCCGCGCCGGCTGCGGTCGAGCTCGGGGTTCGTGCTGCTGCTGGCCCTGGACGGCCGCACCCCGGGCCTGCGGCACCACACGGTGCTGTTCCCCGACGACTACGACGCGGAGTTCGCCGACCTGGCCGCGGGGCGGCCGGTGGCCGACCCCACCGTCTACGTCAGCGCCCCGGACGACCCCGCCCTGCGGCCCTCCGAGAGCACCGAGGCGTGGTTCGTGCTGGTCAACGCGCCGGTGCACGACCCGGACCGCGGGACGGACTGGCGCTCGGGGGACCTCGTGGCCCGGCACACCGACGTCGTCCTGGACGCCCTGGCCCGGCGTGGCCTGGACGTGCGCTCGAGGCTGCGGTGGGCCGAGGTCCGCACCCCCGCCGACCTGGAGGAGCGCACCGGCAGCGACGGCGGGGCCATCTACGGCACCGCCAGCAACGGGGCGCGCTCGGCCTTCCTGCGACCGGCCAACCGCTCCCCCGTCCCGGGGCTGTTCCTCGTCGGCGGGTCCTCGCACCCCGGCGGCGGGCTGCCGCTCGTCGGGTTGTCGGCGCGCATCGTCACCGACCTCGTCGGCCCGGCCTGA
- a CDS encoding CDP-alcohol phosphatidyltransferase family protein yields the protein MDREAYLQRWSALHGGTHANALVRGWLSGAHALARPLALAGTAPWVLTLTGAALAAAAAALAVTGGRGGVAAVGAGVLLALAGVFDNLDGAVAVMTDRTSRRGALLDAVVDRVGDAACAVVLWGCGAPAWLVLVAGGLAQLQEYVRARAQGLGADDVTVVSVAERPVRLALAASCSIATAIVVWLDWATLGAGVWAVLGLIGIVQVTGAVARRL from the coding sequence ATGGACCGGGAGGCGTACCTGCAGCGCTGGAGCGCGCTGCACGGCGGCACGCACGCCAACGCGCTCGTGCGCGGCTGGCTCAGCGGTGCCCACGCCCTGGCCCGTCCGCTGGCCCTCGCGGGCACGGCGCCCTGGGTCCTCACCCTGACCGGGGCGGCGCTCGCGGCCGCCGCCGCGGCGCTGGCCGTCACGGGTGGTCGCGGCGGGGTCGCCGCCGTGGGGGCCGGGGTGCTCCTCGCCCTGGCCGGGGTCTTCGACAACCTCGACGGCGCCGTGGCCGTCATGACCGACCGCACCTCCCGCCGCGGCGCGCTGCTCGACGCGGTGGTCGACCGCGTCGGGGACGCCGCCTGCGCCGTGGTGCTCTGGGGGTGCGGGGCCCCGGCCTGGCTCGTCCTCGTCGCCGGGGGCCTGGCGCAGCTGCAGGAGTACGTCCGCGCCCGGGCCCAGGGCCTGGGCGCGGACGACGTCACCGTCGTCTCCGTCGCCGAGCGTCCCGTGCGGCTCGCCCTCGCGGCCAGCTGCTCCATCGCCACCGCGATCGTCGTGTGGCTCGACTGGGCGACCCTGGGGGCCGGCGTCTGGGCCGTGCTGGGCCTCATCGGGATCGTCCAGGTGACCGGCGCGGTGGCCCGCCGGCTCTGA
- a CDS encoding polyprenyl synthetase family protein: MRAPLRATAELRTAVSTVLEEFLHDQTAVLREVSADCDPVLDAISALLSGGKRLRPAFCFWGYRGVADDLPDEGVVTAAAALELFQAAALIHDDVMDDSDTRRGQPAVHRRFEALHREQDWEGSRTRFGLAGAVLAGDLCLSWSDELFSRSEVPAEAMLRGRRVFDTMRTQLMGGQYLDMLEQASSTQRGSAGAVDRARRVLTFKSAKYSIEHPLLLGGSLAGASTDLLADYSRFGLALGEAFQLRDDVLGVFGDPAETGKPAGDDLREGKRTVLVGLAVQNATPAQAETVRLLLGDPDLTTEGVDTLRDVLTDTGALAEVEELIDQQVGVACETLDGADLTEDARAALHALVVAATSRRS; this comes from the coding sequence ATGAGGGCACCCCTCAGGGCGACGGCTGAGCTGCGGACCGCCGTGTCGACGGTCCTCGAGGAGTTCCTGCACGACCAGACCGCCGTCCTGCGCGAGGTGAGCGCCGACTGCGACCCCGTCCTGGACGCGATCTCCGCCCTGCTCAGCGGGGGCAAGCGGCTGCGGCCCGCGTTCTGCTTCTGGGGTTACCGCGGTGTGGCCGACGACCTGCCGGACGAGGGTGTCGTCACCGCCGCCGCCGCCCTGGAGCTGTTCCAGGCCGCCGCGCTCATCCACGACGACGTCATGGACGACTCGGACACGCGGCGCGGTCAGCCGGCCGTGCACCGCCGGTTCGAGGCCCTGCACCGCGAGCAGGACTGGGAGGGCAGCCGGACGCGGTTCGGCCTGGCCGGGGCCGTCCTCGCCGGGGACCTGTGCCTGAGCTGGAGCGACGAGCTGTTCTCCCGCAGCGAGGTGCCGGCCGAGGCGATGCTGCGGGGCCGTCGCGTCTTCGACACGATGCGCACCCAGCTCATGGGCGGTCAGTACCTCGACATGCTGGAGCAGGCGTCCTCGACGCAGCGCGGCAGCGCCGGCGCGGTCGACCGGGCCCGGCGCGTCCTGACGTTCAAGAGCGCCAAGTACTCCATCGAGCACCCGCTGCTGCTGGGCGGTTCCCTCGCCGGCGCCTCGACCGACCTGCTGGCGGACTACTCCCGGTTCGGGCTGGCCCTGGGTGAGGCCTTCCAGCTGCGGGACGACGTGCTGGGGGTCTTCGGCGACCCGGCCGAGACGGGCAAACCGGCCGGTGACGACCTGCGCGAGGGCAAGCGGACCGTCCTGGTCGGGCTGGCCGTGCAGAACGCGACCCCCGCCCAGGCCGAGACGGTGCGCCTGCTGCTGGGGGACCCCGACCTGACGACGGAGGGTGTGGACACGTTGCGCGACGTCCTGACGGACACCGGCGCCCTGGCCGAGGTGGAGGAGCTGATCGACCAGCAGGTCGGGGTGGCGTGCGAGACCCTCGACGGCGCCGACCTCACCGAGGACGCGCGCGCGGCGTTGCACGCCCTCGTCGTGGCGGCCACGAGCAGGCGCTCGTGA
- the crtI gene encoding phytoene desaturase family protein has product MSALQNALDWLPGRTRHVAGRTDDVVVVGAGLAGLSAAMRLAGAGRNVTVLEREDVPGGRAGLVVKDGYRFDTGPTVLTMPDLIADCFDALGEDVHDWLDLRPVDPLYRGNFADGTALHVSADVERTAVAIGELCGPGEAEGYRRFVDHVANLYRWEIRDFIDSNIDTPLDLLKPNLVRLLAAGGFKKLAPEVGKFLKDPRTQRMFSFQALYAGLSPYDALALYAVIAYMDSVAGVFFPAGGMHALPTAMAAAAEKHGVQFHYGTTVDHVEREGGRASAVTTTDGRRFPADVVVLNPDLPVAREELLGRPVRRNLSYSPSCYLLLAGSSKDYPDPVHHSIHFGDAWEEVFAELLDGRLMSDPSVLVSRPTVSDPSLAPAGKHIYYVLFPTPSLSAGSSPLDWDRIGPRYREHVVQTLEQRGYTGFAEGVEVEDVTTPADWERRGMADGAPFAAAHSFRQTGPFRPGNLWGENVVFTGSGTQPGVGVPMVLVSGRLAAERVTGRDRAYRSRAWRRA; this is encoded by the coding sequence GTGAGCGCCCTGCAGAACGCCCTGGACTGGCTGCCGGGCCGGACCCGGCACGTCGCGGGGCGCACCGACGACGTCGTGGTCGTGGGGGCGGGCCTGGCCGGCCTGTCCGCGGCCATGCGACTGGCCGGGGCGGGGCGCAACGTCACGGTGCTCGAGCGCGAGGACGTCCCCGGCGGCCGCGCCGGCCTGGTCGTGAAGGACGGCTACCGCTTCGACACCGGTCCGACGGTGCTGACGATGCCCGACCTCATCGCCGACTGCTTCGACGCGCTCGGCGAGGACGTGCACGACTGGCTGGACCTGCGCCCGGTGGACCCGCTGTACCGGGGGAACTTCGCCGACGGCACCGCGCTGCACGTGTCGGCGGACGTCGAGCGGACCGCGGTGGCGATCGGCGAGCTGTGCGGGCCGGGCGAGGCGGAGGGTTACCGGCGCTTCGTCGACCACGTCGCGAACCTGTACCGCTGGGAGATCCGCGACTTCATCGACAGCAACATCGACACCCCCCTGGACCTGCTCAAGCCGAACCTCGTGCGGCTGCTGGCGGCCGGGGGGTTCAAGAAGCTGGCGCCCGAGGTCGGCAAGTTCCTCAAGGACCCCCGCACCCAGCGGATGTTCTCCTTCCAGGCCCTCTACGCGGGGTTGTCGCCGTACGACGCGCTGGCGCTGTACGCGGTCATCGCCTACATGGACTCGGTCGCGGGGGTCTTCTTCCCCGCCGGCGGCATGCACGCCCTGCCGACGGCGATGGCGGCGGCCGCCGAGAAGCACGGCGTGCAGTTCCACTACGGCACCACGGTGGACCACGTCGAGCGCGAGGGCGGGCGCGCGAGCGCCGTCACGACGACCGACGGACGCCGCTTCCCGGCCGACGTCGTCGTCCTCAACCCCGACCTGCCGGTGGCGCGCGAGGAGCTCCTGGGCCGTCCGGTCCGGCGCAACCTGTCCTACTCCCCCAGCTGCTACCTGCTGCTGGCCGGCTCCTCGAAGGACTACCCGGACCCGGTGCACCACTCGATCCACTTCGGCGACGCCTGGGAGGAGGTGTTCGCCGAGCTGCTCGACGGCCGCCTCATGAGCGACCCGTCCGTGCTGGTGTCGCGCCCCACGGTCTCCGACCCGTCGCTGGCGCCCGCCGGCAAGCACATCTACTACGTCTTGTTCCCGACGCCGTCGCTGTCGGCGGGGTCATCCCCGCTGGACTGGGACCGCATCGGGCCCCGCTACCGCGAGCACGTCGTGCAGACGCTGGAACAGCGCGGGTACACCGGGTTCGCCGAGGGCGTCGAGGTCGAGGACGTGACGACCCCGGCCGACTGGGAGCGGCGCGGCATGGCCGACGGGGCGCCGTTCGCGGCGGCGCACTCCTTCCGCCAGACGGGCCCGTTCCGACCGGGCAACCTGTGGGGCGAGAACGTCGTCTTCACCGGCTCGGGCACCCAGCCCGGGGTCGGGGTGCCGATGGTCCTCGTCTCCGGCCGCCTGGCCGCCGAGCGCGTCACCGGCCGCGACCGCGCCTACCGCTCCCGCGCGTGGCGGCGCGCGTGA